The following proteins are encoded in a genomic region of Dermatophagoides farinae isolate YC_2012a chromosome 8, ASM2471394v1, whole genome shotgun sequence:
- the yip2 gene encoding yippee interacting protein 2 isoform X2 produces the protein MSSLVRGVFIVGAKRTPFGTFGGKIKDVGSVDLAKISAQAAIAQSKIDPKSIESVNVGNIIQGSQTNGPYISRHVALGVGCGIEVPCLTVNRLCGSGFQAVVNCAQDIVMRDAEISLAVGTESMSQAPFLRESRFGVKFSQAPVIECALWSSLTDSYVKMPMAITAENLAAKYNITREDCDKFSLTTQQRWAEAHKAGKFNDEIVGVPIKVKGKDALFDMDEHPRPDATMEQLAKLKPVFKKDGVVTAGNASGVNDGAGALVLASEDAVKKHSLAPMARVVGYASVGVDPTIMGIGPAPSIRKVLQNNNLTLEQIDVIEVNEAFAAQFLAVAKDLGLDLNKTNVNGGAVAIGHPLAASGARILANLIYELKRRNGKYAIGSACIGGGQGIAVLIENIN, from the exons atgtcATCACTTGTTCGAg gtgttttcattgttggaGCCAAGCGGACACCTTTCGGTACATTTGGTGGTAAAATCAAAGATGTTGGCTCAGTTGATTTAGCAAAAATCTCAGCACAAGCAGCCATTGCACAATCGAAAATCGATCcgaaatcaattgaatccgTTAATGTTGGTAATATTATTCAAGGATCACAAACAAATGGTCCATACATTTCTCGACATGTTGCTCTGGGTGTTGGTTGCGGTATCGAAGTTCCTTGTTTGACCGTCAATCGTCTTTGTGGTTCTGGATTTCAGGCCGTAGTTAACTGTGCACAAGATATCGTGATGAGAGATGCCGAAATTTCATTGGCAGTCGGCACAGAAAGTATGAGCCAGGCTCCATTT TTACGAGAATCTAGATTCGGCGTCAAATTCAGTCAAGCTCCAGTAATTGAATGTGCTCTGTGGTCATCATTGACTGATTCATATGTTAAAATGCCTATGGCTATCACAGCAGAAAATCTTGCCGCTAAATATAATATTACCCGTGAAGATTgtgataaattttcattgaccACACAACAACGTTGGGCTGAAGCTCATAAAGCCggtaaattcaatgatgaaattgttggTGTCCCCATCAAAGTAAAAGGCAAAGATGCATTGTTCGATATGGATGAACATCCACGACCTGATGCCACCATGGAACAATTAGCTAAATTGAAACCTGTATTTAAAAAAGATGGTGTGGTCACTGCAGGCAATGCTTCTGGTGTTAATGATGGTGCCGGTGCATTGGTTTTAGCCAGTGAAGATGCCgtcaaaaaacattcattagCACCAATGGCTCGTGTTGTCGGTTATGCAAGTGTTGGTGTTGATCCAACAATCATGGGAATAGGTCCAGCACCGTCCATCCGAAAAGTGTTACAAAACAATAATCTAACATTGGAACAGATTGATGTCATCGAAGTGAATGAAGCTTTTGCTGCACAATTTTTGGCCGTAGCTAAAGATTTGGGATTGGAtctgaacaaaacaaatgttaATGGTGGTGCCGTTGCTATTGGTCAtc CATTGGCTGCATCTGGTGCCCGTATTTTGGCCAATCTTATTTACGAATTAAAACGACGTAATGGTAAATATGCTATCGGATCGGCTTgtattggtggtggtcaagGTATTGCCGTTCTCATCGAAAACATTAATTGA
- the yip2 gene encoding yippee interacting protein 2 isoform X1, with the protein MSSLVRGVFIVGAKRTPFGTFGGKIKDVGSVDLAKISAQAAIAQSKIDPKSIESVNVGNIIQGSQTNGPYISRHVALGVGCGIEVPCLTVNRLCGSGFQAVVNCAQDIVMRDAEISLAVGTESMSQAPFVLRESRFGVKFSQAPVIECALWSSLTDSYVKMPMAITAENLAAKYNITREDCDKFSLTTQQRWAEAHKAGKFNDEIVGVPIKVKGKDALFDMDEHPRPDATMEQLAKLKPVFKKDGVVTAGNASGVNDGAGALVLASEDAVKKHSLAPMARVVGYASVGVDPTIMGIGPAPSIRKVLQNNNLTLEQIDVIEVNEAFAAQFLAVAKDLGLDLNKTNVNGGAVAIGHPLAASGARILANLIYELKRRNGKYAIGSACIGGGQGIAVLIENIN; encoded by the exons atgtcATCACTTGTTCGAg gtgttttcattgttggaGCCAAGCGGACACCTTTCGGTACATTTGGTGGTAAAATCAAAGATGTTGGCTCAGTTGATTTAGCAAAAATCTCAGCACAAGCAGCCATTGCACAATCGAAAATCGATCcgaaatcaattgaatccgTTAATGTTGGTAATATTATTCAAGGATCACAAACAAATGGTCCATACATTTCTCGACATGTTGCTCTGGGTGTTGGTTGCGGTATCGAAGTTCCTTGTTTGACCGTCAATCGTCTTTGTGGTTCTGGATTTCAGGCCGTAGTTAACTGTGCACAAGATATCGTGATGAGAGATGCCGAAATTTCATTGGCAGTCGGCACAGAAAGTATGAGCCAGGCTCCATTTGTC TTACGAGAATCTAGATTCGGCGTCAAATTCAGTCAAGCTCCAGTAATTGAATGTGCTCTGTGGTCATCATTGACTGATTCATATGTTAAAATGCCTATGGCTATCACAGCAGAAAATCTTGCCGCTAAATATAATATTACCCGTGAAGATTgtgataaattttcattgaccACACAACAACGTTGGGCTGAAGCTCATAAAGCCggtaaattcaatgatgaaattgttggTGTCCCCATCAAAGTAAAAGGCAAAGATGCATTGTTCGATATGGATGAACATCCACGACCTGATGCCACCATGGAACAATTAGCTAAATTGAAACCTGTATTTAAAAAAGATGGTGTGGTCACTGCAGGCAATGCTTCTGGTGTTAATGATGGTGCCGGTGCATTGGTTTTAGCCAGTGAAGATGCCgtcaaaaaacattcattagCACCAATGGCTCGTGTTGTCGGTTATGCAAGTGTTGGTGTTGATCCAACAATCATGGGAATAGGTCCAGCACCGTCCATCCGAAAAGTGTTACAAAACAATAATCTAACATTGGAACAGATTGATGTCATCGAAGTGAATGAAGCTTTTGCTGCACAATTTTTGGCCGTAGCTAAAGATTTGGGATTGGAtctgaacaaaacaaatgttaATGGTGGTGCCGTTGCTATTGGTCAtc CATTGGCTGCATCTGGTGCCCGTATTTTGGCCAATCTTATTTACGAATTAAAACGACGTAATGGTAAATATGCTATCGGATCGGCTTgtattggtggtggtcaagGTATTGCCGTTCTCATCGAAAACATTAATTGA